In a single window of the Leptospira sanjuanensis genome:
- a CDS encoding aldehyde dehydrogenase family protein, whose protein sequence is MTNFKNEPVRDFSKESNKEWIADSISKTRTSFPIFVPAIVSGKEIKNLKTQSHHNPSRQKEIVSQYLLSDIEVLQKAVTASEGGFRSWSGRSSQERIAILLKTADLIAENKNELCALMLLETGKNIPEAEADLVEAVDFCRYYAIEYERIIRGQRVDLPGEENFYSYKPKGIAGVIAPWNFPAAILTGMCAAPLVCGNAVLLKPAEQSSAIALYLYRLFLKAGVPPEAFHFLPGRGEEIGAEIVKHPEVAVINFTGSREVGLSILRECGNVKPGSRIVKRALCEMGGKNPVIVDGDADLDLAVEGAIHSAFGFQGQKCSALSRLIVLDSCYDTFRDRFIEAVSSLNVDSPEILASKIGPVIDLESKNRLETILQEHKNSIVFQKEIPNRLKDTGHYVSPTIFESNDWKGDLANKEFFGPIVTLFRVRNFTEAIERANDSDYALTAGLYSRNPDHIREAKERIEAGNLYINRAITGAIVERQPFGGYKLSGVGAKAGGPDYLKSFLEPVTITENTMRRGFSAELIQ, encoded by the coding sequence ATGACAAACTTTAAGAACGAACCCGTGCGCGATTTTTCCAAAGAATCGAACAAAGAATGGATCGCGGATTCGATTTCCAAAACGCGTACCTCGTTTCCTATCTTCGTCCCGGCGATCGTATCCGGCAAAGAAATCAAAAATCTCAAAACACAATCGCACCACAATCCCTCCCGTCAAAAGGAAATCGTTTCCCAATATTTGTTAAGCGACATCGAAGTCCTTCAAAAGGCGGTTACCGCCTCCGAAGGGGGCTTCCGATCCTGGAGCGGACGTTCTTCTCAAGAAAGAATCGCGATTCTTCTGAAAACGGCCGATCTCATCGCTGAAAACAAAAACGAACTCTGTGCCTTGATGCTTTTAGAAACCGGAAAGAATATTCCCGAAGCCGAAGCGGATCTCGTGGAAGCGGTGGACTTCTGCAGATATTACGCGATCGAATACGAACGGATCATCCGAGGACAAAGAGTGGATCTTCCCGGAGAAGAAAACTTCTATTCGTATAAACCGAAGGGAATCGCGGGAGTGATCGCGCCTTGGAATTTTCCGGCGGCCATTCTTACCGGAATGTGCGCGGCTCCTCTCGTCTGCGGAAACGCGGTTCTTTTGAAACCCGCGGAACAATCCTCCGCGATCGCGTTGTATTTGTACCGTCTCTTTTTAAAAGCGGGAGTTCCTCCCGAAGCCTTCCATTTTTTACCGGGACGAGGAGAAGAAATCGGAGCGGAGATCGTAAAACATCCCGAAGTCGCGGTGATCAACTTTACGGGTTCGAGAGAAGTCGGCCTTTCCATTCTCCGTGAATGCGGAAACGTAAAACCTGGATCGAGAATCGTTAAACGCGCATTATGCGAGATGGGCGGAAAAAATCCGGTGATCGTGGACGGGGACGCGGATCTGGATTTGGCCGTGGAGGGAGCGATTCATTCCGCGTTTGGATTTCAAGGACAGAAATGCAGCGCACTTTCCCGATTGATCGTGTTGGATTCCTGTTACGATACGTTCCGCGATCGGTTCATCGAAGCCGTCTCCTCGTTGAACGTGGATTCTCCCGAAATTCTCGCTTCAAAAATCGGCCCGGTGATCGATCTCGAATCCAAGAACCGCTTGGAAACGATCCTCCAAGAACATAAGAATTCTATTGTATTCCAAAAGGAGATTCCGAACCGATTGAAGGATACGGGTCATTACGTTTCGCCAACGATCTTCGAGTCGAATGATTGGAAAGGCGATCTCGCAAATAAGGAATTTTTCGGACCGATCGTAACTCTTTTTCGCGTTCGCAATTTTACCGAAGCGATCGAAAGAGCCAACGATTCGGACTACGCGTTGACCGCAGGTCTGTATTCAAGAAATCCGGATCATATCCGGGAAGCCAAAGAAAGGATCGAAGCGGGAAATCTTTATATCAACCGTGCGATCACCGGTGCGATCGTGGAACGTCAACCCTTCGGAGGATACAAACTTTCGGGAGTCGGAGCCAAAGCCGGTGGACCCGATTATCTCAAAAGTTTTTTAGAACCGGTCACGATTACGGAAAACACGATGCGGCGCGGTTTTTCCGCGGAACTGATTCAATAA
- a CDS encoding MBL fold metallo-hydrolase, which yields MKYIWIVLGIAAVLLSGFVYALGYPKLEIQNNAGLSDRVKEFQNTNFKNPGVRFTLLRTANAGTSEAFLFEGGNLFRKRVVAHSALLVEHPKGRFLFDTGLGTDIKEQFALKPLHLKILMDYTDHTAAVTILQKAGYDPSKIGKVFLSHMHWDHASGIKDFPWAKIVTTKEERKEAESSNTRHGYIQRQFDGNSIQWEDIRFNETPYESYSQSLDLYGDGSVVFVPMEGHGGGSIGLFINLSREKRYFFTGDISWSKEGIQIPAHKPRLSRRIADRNPEQLGQELLRVHELVRKKPEIQIVPSHDSIAQSNLAQFPNWND from the coding sequence ATGAAATATATATGGATCGTTTTGGGAATCGCAGCCGTTCTTTTGTCGGGATTCGTTTATGCATTAGGATATCCTAAATTAGAAATTCAAAATAATGCAGGATTGAGCGATCGAGTAAAAGAATTTCAAAATACGAACTTTAAAAATCCGGGAGTTCGTTTTACCCTTTTGAGAACGGCGAACGCGGGAACGTCCGAGGCTTTTCTATTCGAAGGGGGAAATCTTTTTCGGAAACGAGTTGTGGCCCATTCCGCGCTTCTAGTGGAACATCCGAAAGGAAGATTTCTTTTCGACACGGGGCTTGGAACGGACATCAAAGAGCAGTTCGCTCTAAAACCCTTGCATCTTAAAATTCTGATGGATTACACCGATCATACCGCGGCCGTTACGATTCTGCAAAAAGCGGGATACGATCCTTCCAAGATCGGAAAGGTTTTTCTTTCGCACATGCACTGGGATCATGCGAGCGGCATCAAGGATTTTCCTTGGGCTAAGATCGTTACGACCAAAGAAGAGCGAAAGGAGGCCGAATCTTCGAACACAAGACACGGTTATATTCAAAGACAATTCGACGGAAATTCGATCCAATGGGAAGACATTCGTTTTAACGAAACTCCGTACGAGTCCTATTCTCAGAGTTTGGATTTATACGGGGACGGTAGCGTGGTCTTCGTTCCTATGGAAGGACACGGCGGAGGATCGATCGGTCTTTTTATCAATCTTTCACGGGAAAAAAGATATTTCTTTACGGGAGACATCAGTTGGTCGAAGGAAGGAATTCAAATTCCCGCGCACAAACCCCGTTTATCCAGAAGAATCGCGGACAGAAATCCGGAACAACTCGGACAGGAATTGCTTCGGGTTCACGAACTCGTTCGTAAAAAACCGGAAATTCAAATCGTTCCCTCTCACGACTCGATCGCGCAGTCGAATCTAGCTCAGTTTCCGAACTGGAACGACTAA
- a CDS encoding proline dehydrogenase family protein, translating to MITISSEDLEVETERLGVRIFEQNERQSSGLFSKQFWIKRLLGLSVRYPKLKIELFRFVDVLPSLRSSKDITDHLSLYLLDGKTEIPKWLGFFLRTGISIPPISFVLGSSVRFFVLYASKNFIAGKNFTEAKRRLFSIRKKNRVFTLDILGEAALSEKEALRYQKQYLEVLSDLDSFSSFEQTSYGSCPTVNVSVKCSSLYSQISSLAKDNSVSVLKERLRPILRLAKEKNAFINLDAEQFDYKEILMSLAEEIFLEEEFKDYPHFGVVIQAYLKNSKEDLQRIIAYSGKRGVPITVRLVKGAYWEYEVIKAKEKGWEIPVFESKAETDLNYEECSRLLLESFPNILSAFGSHNIRSLAFALSFAEKQGLNPRDFEIQMLYGMGDSYKSVLTRLGYRVREYTPLGEILPGMAYLVRRLLENTSNQGFLRNFLTGRIEHAHLLKNPKETIHDKL from the coding sequence ATGATTACGATTTCATCCGAAGATTTAGAAGTTGAAACCGAACGTTTAGGCGTTCGAATATTCGAACAAAACGAACGACAATCTTCCGGATTGTTTTCCAAACAGTTTTGGATCAAACGTCTGTTGGGTCTTTCCGTTCGGTATCCGAAACTGAAAATCGAACTCTTTCGATTTGTGGACGTTTTGCCTTCCTTGCGCTCCTCGAAAGATATTACGGATCATTTAAGTCTTTATCTTCTAGACGGAAAAACGGAAATTCCGAAATGGCTCGGCTTCTTTTTACGAACTGGCATTTCCATTCCACCGATCTCTTTTGTATTGGGAAGCTCGGTCCGTTTTTTCGTGTTATACGCATCTAAAAACTTCATCGCGGGCAAAAATTTTACCGAGGCAAAACGCCGACTTTTTTCCATCCGAAAAAAGAACCGGGTCTTTACGCTCGATATTTTAGGAGAAGCCGCCTTGTCCGAAAAGGAGGCGCTTCGCTATCAAAAACAATATCTCGAAGTATTGTCCGATCTGGATTCGTTTTCGAGTTTCGAACAAACGAGTTACGGTTCCTGTCCAACCGTTAACGTTTCCGTTAAGTGTTCGAGTTTATATTCCCAAATCTCGTCCCTTGCAAAGGATAATTCGGTTTCCGTTCTCAAGGAAAGGCTCAGACCGATCCTCAGGCTCGCAAAAGAAAAGAATGCGTTCATCAATCTGGACGCGGAACAATTCGACTATAAGGAAATCTTAATGTCCCTTGCGGAAGAGATTTTTCTGGAAGAGGAATTCAAGGACTATCCCCACTTCGGAGTCGTCATCCAAGCCTATTTGAAAAATTCCAAAGAGGATCTGCAAAGAATCATCGCCTATTCCGGAAAACGCGGAGTCCCGATCACGGTTCGTCTCGTAAAAGGGGCGTATTGGGAGTACGAAGTAATCAAAGCGAAAGAGAAAGGCTGGGAAATTCCTGTTTTCGAAAGCAAAGCGGAAACCGACCTAAATTACGAAGAATGCTCGCGGCTTCTTTTGGAATCGTTTCCGAACATTCTTTCCGCATTCGGTTCTCATAATATTCGAAGTCTTGCATTCGCTCTTTCCTTTGCGGAAAAACAGGGACTGAATCCGAGAGATTTCGAAATTCAAATGCTCTACGGAATGGGAGATTCCTACAAATCCGTTTTGACGCGGCTCGGATATCGGGTTCGCGAATACACACCGTTAGGCGAGATTCTTCCCGGAATGGCGTATCTCGTCAGAAGACTTCTGGAAAACACGTCCAATCAGGGATTTTTACGAAACTTTTTAACGGGAAGAATCGAACACGCGCATCTTTTGAAAAACCCGAAGGAAACGATTCATGACAAACTTTAA
- a CDS encoding histidine kinase dimerization/phosphoacceptor domain -containing protein: MLFDRIDRIYGRRDYLTRNKARHLYVTNLVIFFVSLAACLVYIRQGIRIGFVIFGTSALISIALLRLGRLDEAVKSILYLSLIALTIGLFFGMQNGNIYFSMATIIILFLHFSEIRQTIAVSIYTGALMSFRLYQLWTQGELSSAFIFDTILKLILFCTIAIITVRVLNSHTKEKEVFIREIHHRVKNNLQILSGFANLHRTVQGKADERQIENFNERILMLSRIHDAIYKTETDYEVDLNGILEEIVRLTSLSHPSRKIELISCEGSAPLSIEISVPFAMIVSELLNNAVLHSSEGKEEEPIRVELKFSNSRYTLIVSDAGPGIEKRSVWSSPKTTGFTLISALTQQLKGNFYFDSTGTDSKAVLEFSDQDAFASLLN; the protein is encoded by the coding sequence ATGTTGTTCGATAGAATCGACCGAATCTACGGAAGAAGGGATTATCTTACCCGAAACAAAGCGCGTCACTTGTATGTGACTAACCTCGTCATTTTTTTCGTCTCCCTCGCAGCCTGTCTCGTTTATATCCGTCAGGGAATCCGAATCGGTTTCGTAATATTCGGAACTTCCGCCCTTATTTCGATCGCCTTATTGCGGTTAGGTCGCCTGGACGAAGCAGTCAAATCAATTCTGTATCTCAGTTTGATCGCTCTTACCATCGGACTTTTTTTCGGAATGCAGAACGGGAACATCTACTTTTCGATGGCGACCATCATCATCTTGTTTCTGCATTTTTCCGAGATCCGTCAAACGATCGCCGTTTCGATTTATACGGGAGCGCTCATGTCCTTTCGTTTGTATCAATTGTGGACGCAGGGAGAACTTTCTTCAGCGTTCATCTTCGATACGATTTTAAAGCTGATTTTATTCTGCACGATCGCGATCATCACCGTGCGCGTTTTAAACAGTCATACGAAGGAAAAGGAAGTTTTTATTCGCGAGATCCATCACAGAGTGAAGAACAATCTTCAGATTTTAAGCGGGTTTGCGAATCTGCATCGGACGGTACAGGGAAAGGCGGACGAAAGACAGATCGAAAATTTCAACGAAAGAATTCTTATGTTGTCGAGAATTCACGACGCGATCTACAAAACCGAGACGGACTACGAAGTGGATTTAAACGGAATACTGGAAGAAATCGTCCGTTTAACTTCGTTATCGCATCCGTCCCGAAAGATCGAACTGATTTCCTGCGAAGGCAGCGCGCCCTTGAGCATCGAAATTTCGGTGCCCTTTGCGATGATCGTGAGCGAATTGTTGAACAACGCGGTTTTGCATTCTTCCGAAGGAAAAGAAGAAGAGCCCATTCGTGTCGAATTAAAATTTTCCAATAGTCGTTACACTCTGATCGTATCCGATGCGGGGCCGGGAATCGAAAAACGTTCGGTTTGGTCTTCTCCCAAAACGACGGGATTCACTCTGATTTCCGCTTTGACGCAGCAGTTGAAAGGAAATTTTTATTTCGACTCGACTGGAACGGATTCGAAGGCGGTTCTTGAATTTTCCGATCAGGACGCGTTTGCAAGTCTTCTCAACTGA
- a CDS encoding TetR/AcrR family transcriptional regulator produces MGEKGAASKERMIKAMALSLETKGYNGTGLNDIVESSGAPKGSIYFHFPGGKEDLAAEAITVSGRAMGNMLLSLLLSSKSPSNAVLSIFKSLENKLIETNYTQGCPVATTASETVVEGNPVNEACRNIFSEWNQGLESYFVRMGWEKKSASILSTSILCLLEGAILLSRTHQNPEPLRSAAKTAKLLVQQGEKNR; encoded by the coding sequence ATGGGCGAAAAAGGAGCGGCATCGAAGGAACGAATGATCAAAGCTATGGCTTTGTCCTTGGAAACGAAGGGATACAACGGAACCGGTTTGAACGATATCGTGGAATCTTCCGGCGCTCCGAAAGGTTCGATCTATTTTCATTTTCCAGGCGGTAAAGAGGATTTGGCTGCGGAAGCGATTACGGTTTCCGGAAGGGCAATGGGGAACATGCTCCTTTCCTTGCTTCTTTCTTCCAAGTCGCCGTCCAACGCGGTGCTTTCCATTTTTAAATCTCTCGAGAATAAACTCATCGAAACGAATTATACGCAGGGTTGTCCGGTTGCGACCACGGCATCCGAAACCGTCGTCGAAGGAAATCCGGTAAACGAAGCTTGCAGAAATATTTTTTCAGAATGGAACCAAGGACTTGAATCATACTTCGTTCGGATGGGATGGGAGAAAAAATCCGCTTCGATATTATCGACTTCGATTCTTTGTCTTTTGGAGGGAGCGATCCTTCTTTCCCGGACGCATCAGAATCCGGAACCGTTGCGATCCGCCGCAAAAACCGCAAAACTTTTAGTGCAACAAGGAGAAAAAAACAGATGA
- the thiM gene encoding hydroxyethylthiazole kinase produces the protein MNKNEIIERIWPDPEVTKDLAELRKHSPLTHVITNIVVTNWTANVLLAIGASPAMVIAEEEAGDFAKIAGGLLINVGTVTPNDAKAMRVAAKSAREADTPWVLDPVAAGALSFRTEIAKELLDFKPAVIRGNASEILALGGASGGGKGVESTARSSDALESAKQLSAKTGAVVAVSGEVDYVTDGNTVFAVPGGDPIMTKVTGVGCSLGALIASFLGVQKDPLAASVAASLVFAVAGERAAKESKGTGSFAVNFLDQLSRLGV, from the coding sequence ATGAATAAAAACGAAATCATAGAAAGAATCTGGCCCGATCCCGAGGTGACAAAGGATCTCGCGGAACTTAGAAAACATTCTCCTTTGACGCACGTGATAACGAACATAGTCGTGACGAATTGGACCGCGAACGTTCTGCTCGCCATCGGAGCTTCTCCCGCTATGGTAATCGCCGAAGAAGAAGCCGGCGATTTTGCGAAGATCGCGGGCGGACTTCTGATCAACGTCGGCACGGTTACACCTAACGACGCAAAGGCGATGCGGGTTGCGGCTAAATCCGCGCGTGAAGCGGACACTCCTTGGGTATTGGATCCCGTTGCGGCGGGCGCTTTGTCATTTAGAACGGAAATCGCGAAAGAATTGCTCGATTTCAAACCCGCGGTGATCCGAGGAAACGCCTCCGAAATACTCGCGTTAGGTGGAGCAAGCGGCGGAGGGAAGGGCGTTGAATCCACGGCTCGTTCGTCCGATGCATTAGAATCCGCTAAACAACTTTCCGCAAAGACGGGAGCGGTCGTCGCCGTAAGCGGAGAAGTGGATTACGTTACGGACGGAAATACGGTTTTTGCAGTGCCCGGCGGAGATCCGATTATGACAAAAGTAACGGGGGTCGGTTGTTCTTTAGGCGCGCTGATTGCTTCCTTTTTAGGAGTTCAGAAAGATCCGTTAGCCGCTTCGGTGGCCGCCTCTCTGGTTTTTGCGGTCGCAGGTGAGCGCGCAGCGAAAGAATCCAAAGGAACGGGAAGTTTTGCGGTGAATTTTTTGGATCAGTTGAGCCGTCTGGGAGTTTGA
- a CDS encoding alpha/beta hydrolase: protein MPERFSNKDWWKRKISRYGFFLFLWILTVSIQAIPGLEYLEYYPKDYDKNKGVLVIIHSKAYDWDSYIRFGKPIADKLNIPLIVPVFKKEIWKDYATVINGEQRGDLFLQEILRKVRSEHEVNTDNLYFYGHSGGAQFTHRYILMYGSQVKRAFISAPGWYTFPDSERFFPSGLKRKKDFPENVPLEFKNFCNTPLSVTVGELDTVDPAIPKDGSFGKNRVELAKNWVFALNKFLKQECPTTAEVPLFITPNQGHSGSSNATQRERAIEFLNQ from the coding sequence ATGCCGGAACGATTCAGCAATAAAGATTGGTGGAAACGGAAGATTTCCCGATACGGATTCTTTTTGTTTCTTTGGATTCTTACGGTTTCGATTCAAGCCATCCCGGGTCTTGAATACCTGGAATACTATCCGAAAGATTACGATAAGAACAAGGGAGTTCTCGTTATCATACACAGCAAGGCGTATGATTGGGACAGTTATATCCGTTTCGGAAAACCGATCGCGGATAAACTCAATATTCCTCTGATCGTTCCCGTTTTTAAAAAAGAAATCTGGAAAGATTATGCGACCGTCATTAACGGCGAACAAAGAGGCGATTTATTTTTACAGGAAATCTTGAGGAAGGTGCGTTCGGAACACGAGGTCAACACGGACAATTTGTATTTTTACGGACATTCGGGCGGCGCTCAATTCACACATCGTTATATTCTAATGTACGGTTCTCAAGTAAAACGGGCGTTTATCTCGGCGCCTGGATGGTATACGTTTCCCGATTCGGAACGTTTTTTCCCGAGCGGTTTGAAGAGAAAGAAGGATTTCCCCGAAAACGTTCCTCTTGAATTTAAGAATTTCTGCAATACTCCGCTCAGCGTTACGGTCGGTGAATTGGATACCGTGGATCCGGCGATTCCGAAAGACGGTTCGTTCGGAAAAAACCGTGTGGAACTCGCAAAGAACTGGGTGTTCGCTTTGAACAAATTCTTAAAACAAGAATGTCCAACAACCGCGGAGGTTCCATTGTTTATCACTCCGAATCAGGGGCATTCCGGTTCCAGCAACGCGACCCAACGGGAAAGAGCGATCGAGTTCTTGAATCAGTGA
- a CDS encoding enoyl-CoA hydratase/isomerase family protein produces MKYECLLTDLKDKILIVTLNRPEKSNALNVKIRDELEHVFQANASNTDVKAIVLTSSGKHFSSGYDLEEVLSSKMESFRHRILEYHYALYSFPKPVVTVLKGFASAGGFDLALCGDYIVSEKKAILFRPEIRFGGPPLITTLARKVGPTKALTLTLKGDPIRSSQALALGIVDEIYEGENVLRHAVQVASKLSQWDFNMLSVLKGIANNYFMGNLYENLKKEFDEFASVLEDPAFFQRVQSYAGTIQQ; encoded by the coding sequence ATGAAATACGAGTGCCTGTTGACCGATCTGAAAGATAAGATTCTTATCGTAACGCTCAATCGTCCCGAAAAATCCAACGCGTTGAACGTGAAAATCCGGGACGAGTTGGAACACGTCTTTCAAGCAAACGCATCGAATACGGACGTAAAGGCGATCGTTTTAACTTCCTCCGGAAAACATTTTTCGAGCGGTTACGATTTGGAAGAAGTGTTAAGTTCGAAGATGGAATCCTTTCGCCATAGAATATTAGAATATCATTATGCTCTTTATAGTTTCCCGAAACCGGTCGTGACCGTTCTGAAGGGATTCGCGTCCGCAGGAGGTTTTGATCTGGCGCTTTGCGGGGATTATATCGTTTCGGAAAAAAAAGCGATTCTCTTTCGACCGGAGATTCGATTCGGCGGTCCTCCTTTGATTACGACTCTTGCGCGCAAGGTCGGTCCGACTAAGGCGCTTACGCTGACTCTCAAAGGAGATCCGATTCGATCCTCTCAAGCTTTGGCGCTCGGAATCGTGGATGAGATTTATGAAGGTGAAAACGTTCTTCGACATGCGGTTCAAGTCGCGTCCAAACTTTCTCAGTGGGATTTCAACATGTTATCCGTCTTAAAGGGAATTGCGAATAACTACTTTATGGGAAACTTGTACGAAAATCTCAAAAAAGAATTCGACGAGTTCGCTTCCGTCTTGGAAGATCCCGCTTTTTTTCAGAGGGTTCAGAGTTATGCCGGAACGATTCAGCAATAA
- a CDS encoding M48 family metallopeptidase produces MRLKTILLIFYALQILFTLTMKFLSYQGNSSPQLHEQILKYFTQEDVQKGIEYARSGFFASVLSDLIDFIVAGLFVFTPLSVRLEETIEKRTGNRFYLTVLLFFFVFSAIQFLISIPFQYYFGFVLEHQFGFSKMTFLDWVVYTSKAIGIGLAGGSVAVLGIAFLLKTFQKAWKIYVPIASLTLGLLISILFPIVITPLFYEYKPIEEGSLKRKIISLCEHAKIEVENVYVINESKYSGHTNAYFTGWGQNRKIFLYDTLIQNHTEEEIVSVLGHEIGHWTHDHQIKDILADTVITFLLCLLLGYLFQKFKTEGSVSLRELHSPSTLPFLFLILSLFGSLTKPAWSTLSRYQETEADLEALVLTQDKKSFIDTEVKMAKDNQSRLDPHPSEVFYYHSHPTTLQRIQFAETWAASKGK; encoded by the coding sequence ATGCGACTCAAAACGATTCTTTTAATTTTTTACGCGCTTCAAATTCTATTCACGCTCACGATGAAATTTCTATCGTATCAGGGAAATTCTTCTCCGCAACTGCATGAGCAAATTCTAAAATACTTCACGCAAGAGGACGTTCAAAAAGGAATCGAATACGCAAGGAGCGGATTTTTCGCAAGTGTGCTTTCCGATCTGATCGATTTTATTGTGGCGGGACTTTTCGTATTCACTCCTCTCTCCGTGCGACTGGAGGAAACGATCGAAAAGAGAACGGGCAACCGGTTTTATCTGACCGTTTTGCTTTTCTTTTTCGTATTCAGCGCGATTCAATTTCTGATCTCGATTCCGTTTCAATATTATTTCGGATTCGTATTGGAACACCAATTCGGATTTTCCAAAATGACGTTTTTGGATTGGGTCGTTTACACTTCCAAAGCGATCGGGATCGGACTTGCGGGAGGAAGCGTAGCGGTATTGGGAATCGCCTTTCTTTTAAAGACGTTTCAAAAAGCATGGAAGATCTACGTCCCGATCGCTTCTCTCACATTAGGACTTTTGATTTCGATTCTGTTTCCGATCGTGATCACTCCTTTATTTTACGAATACAAACCGATCGAGGAAGGGAGCCTCAAACGAAAGATCATCTCGCTCTGCGAACACGCAAAGATCGAAGTCGAGAACGTCTACGTCATCAACGAGAGCAAATACTCGGGACATACGAACGCGTATTTTACCGGATGGGGACAAAACAGAAAGATCTTTCTGTACGATACTCTGATTCAAAACCACACCGAAGAGGAAATCGTAAGCGTATTGGGACACGAGATCGGACATTGGACGCACGATCACCAGATCAAGGACATACTCGCCGATACGGTAATCACGTTTCTTCTTTGTCTTCTTCTCGGTTACCTGTTTCAAAAATTCAAAACGGAAGGATCGGTTTCTTTGCGTGAACTGCATTCTCCCTCTACGCTTCCCTTTTTGTTTTTGATTCTTTCGCTCTTCGGATCGTTGACCAAACCGGCGTGGAGCACCCTGAGCCGTTATCAGGAAACGGAAGCCGATTTAGAAGCGCTTGTCTTGACTCAGGATAAAAAATCCTTTATCGATACGGAAGTAAAAATGGCAAAGGACAACCAAAGCAGACTCGATCCGCATCCGAGCGAAGTTTTTTATTATCATTCCCATCCCACCACTTTGCAGAGAATCCAATTCGCGGAGACTTGGGCGGCATCTAAGGGAAAATAA